The region TCTGGTTTGAAAGGGCGAATCAACGGGTGAGTTCACTGTATGTAGCAGTTATAAGTTGCTTTTAGAAGGTAATCttcacaaaataaataattacaacCCGAATGAAAACACAAAATGTTACAAAAAGCTTTCAAACATTGATCTCCCTTCTAAAATAATTGTTACAACTTGGAAAACTACTCCCAACTATCTTCCTACGCTAGTGAATCTAAGGATAAAAAGATTAACTAATGAAGTTGTTTGTCCAAGATGCATGCAAGGGTTGGAAAATAGGGAACACATTTTTCGTGATTGTTCTGTTACAAAGGAGACATGGGAAAAATTAGACTATGCCTGGTCTCGTGATTTATCTCGAATGGAGTTTATGGATTGGTTTACCTGGGTCTTGCTAATTAGTAGGGAAGATGTATGTTGAATTTTTGTTTGTGCCATTTGGATTATTTGGACTACTAGAAATCAATAGATTCATGAGGGGCGAAAGAAATCTGGAGCAGAGACAGCGAAGTTCATTATACAGTACATACAAGACTTAAAAGATATTGATAGAAAGAATCTTGCCTTGAGACCAATATCTGATAGATAGAGACCTCCGAAGAAAggtttctttaaaataaatttcgatgCTGCTTTTGATAACAAGAAAAATAGATCATGTTCGGGAATCATTGTCAAGAATTCTAAGGAGATATTTTGGCCTAAAACAAATGGTCCACAACAACATACCTTCAGGTTTTGCAGCTGAGGCCATCGCATGTCTACAAACAGTTACTGTGGGTAAAGATCTAGGGATGAAGTATGTTGAGATTGAGGGCGATTCCTTGACGGTAATCAAGAAAGTTCAGAATACGAATAGGGACAAATCGACAGTAGAACCATATATTCATGATATTAAAAATCTGTATTAGGCTTTTTATGACTGCAAGTTCTAACATGCAAGACGAGTAGCAAATGAATCTGCACACTGTTTAGCATCTGAAGGTTTAAAAGTGGGTAGAAATGAGTACCTTGTTTATGAAACTGCTGGTTAAGATATCACTGAACGGGAAGTAGATCCGGGATGGAGATGAAGTCTACACCGAAACAACGTTCTCAAATGGTTATGTGGATTACGAGAAGATATTGAATCGATTTATTTCTACTTGTTTGTCTTCTCCAAGAGCTGTTTATTGGGGCGCAGATATTTTCTTAAAGAAGTCTCTAGAAGATGACAATTCATAAGGCTGGGTTGCTGTTTCTGTTTTGTTTTGTCGATTTGACTAttgtttcttttactttttttttgataGGTTTTTAGTCTTAACTTTTTGAGGTTGGGCTTTGATTAGTTTTTGGGCTTTATTTATTtggacattttatttatttataaaacctaatgttttaattaaaaaaagtgtgTAATTGAATTggtgaaaattactaaaataaccttaCATACTTTAAATAGATTATATTATTACGAGGATACTTTTCTCTTAGATTGAGTTCTAAATACATAATATCTACACTCCCGCTCCATTGGATTTTAGTAAGATGGAGCACAATCTTCAATTCAGAATTTTTAAACAGCAAGTCATTCGCTCCACCACAATTCTGCATCTAATGGATACGATGGAATGGAACGattaaaactctaaaaataagAGGTGACGTGATTTAAGAGGAAAAGGGGGgaagagtaaaaaaaattaacttagaggttaatgaacaattctTTAACACCAAGGGGAAATTTGAAGCtcgcaaaaaaaaagaagaagaagaagaaaaagagatctAGAGTACTCGACATtagtttgataattatttttctctctagattatttctttttactttgtctCAATGCAAGtttgttttgaatttcttctTGTGATATTTTCTCAAATCAACATGAACTATATTTTCTTGGAACGATGATGAATCATatttcttagttaattaattaatttctcttCAATTGTTTCGGTCaatgttaattatttattcagtCCTATGCTTATTTAATATACTTACTTGGCCATCAAGTTgtattaatttgataataatgatTTGTCTTGGAAGAGAAAATTAAAGTTTAGATCTAGACTAAATAGATTAGGATTAATGTTAGTAGCACTGGCGATCGAGTTAATTTGTGACTAggatagcaatatacctattgtCCTAATCAACCAAAAAGGTTTGGTCGTAATGACTTCGCCCAACTTGCTTAGCATGGGAATATAGCTAGTGGGGAAGGGGATTAACTTAGTTAGATACTGGAAGAGTCTAATTAATGTCATTGAATCCTGAGTTAGTAATTACATAGATTGAACAATTGGATGAGAGATAATTGATTAACTAGATTATGTGAAGTTAGAGTTCCAATATCtttaaaattgattaagaaacttagtaattttcattttttttagtttaactgAATTTTCATAGTTAGCTTAGATTAATTTTAATagtaattagaacttattttatTGATTCGGATTAGataaaaattgaatagttgacaCTTAACTTAGGATTTGGTTCTCGTGAGAACAATATCTTTCTTATCactttattatttgattcaacagTTGCACTTATGTAACGAATTTTTACACATCATATATTAACTTGTCAatgaaaaaatagtttttttcttttttgtgttaTAAAGGTGTTTTTAAGAAAGTTTTGTATTATcattgtaacaaaaataaataatgatgTTAATTATTTGGACCAACTAATGTCATTGTAAAAAGATCACAACTACAATTTAACCATTATCTTATAACGGCGTGTCAATTGTAGGAATGTGGGTGTTCATTTAATATATAGGTAATGGATTATAGGTTACATTCTCTTCATTATTttgagataaatctcaaaattacatatgaattatagtttaatatgtaattttataaatgaagTTCGATCTTGTGGCTTGGATTCGAGTCCGACCATCTACAATTGTAATACATTTAGTTTGACTTTTGTCGAGTTCTCTGTATTATACATTGGAAGACCTgataaattaaagaaattaagataattaaattatctaggtaatattattattaaataatttcaaattaaaatgttttttaaataattataaaattaagggAGAGGAAGGAGAtggtattattattaaattacttgaagttaaaatattttgatatttaaagacacttatttaaaatattgaatagaataaaaattCTTTAATGATAAGAATCTAGCATTAATTAGTGTTCTTGTATGGATcttaaatattattgaaattatattaaaaattaattgataaaagaaTAAGGTTACAGCAACCCCAAATTATCACTTTTCGGAAGtcagtattttatatttttgttccaCTCAAAATAATCTACAAATTCAAAGCCAAACgtacaaattaaaaagaaatacttTATTTATCATAAGTAGAAGTATTGTTCAAATATGATTCAGTAAattttcaatctttcttctttttaCCATACATGGCAGTTAATGTACAAAGTACACGGCAGTTACGCTTGCCTGGTTTCCGATTAATCAGATGAAATTATTGGGCAAGTTttctatctttcttctttaccaTTCATGGTCCCATTCGATCAGGTAAACCACCCGCCTTATTTGCCCACCGAAGCACTTCCCATATATAGCAACAGGGAACACTTTTAACATACCACTCACTCCCTTCCCTCCCGTTTTCTTTATCCAAAATTTACCAACAATGGTGGATACTAAACCATTGCTTCCAGCATCCAACTCCGATGGGTCTTATCTAACAGGCTCTCGTGTAAATATCCTGAAACCCATCAAAGTTTATCTTACAATCTTTTGTGGGTTGTTGGCGATCGGCTTGTTCGCGGCATTGTTGATAGGAAACTATTGGTCTGATAATGCTCGTATACATGGCTCATTGGCTACGTCAACCTCTAAGAGAACTCATCCTTTACGTCCTGTATCACGTGGCCCGGCTCAAGGAGTTTCGGAGAAAACGAGCGGGATTTGGGCCGGCGTATCACGTGGCCCGACTCAAGGAGTATCAGAGAAAACGAACAGGGTTAGGGCTGGCGTCCCCTGGAATATCTTGCCGGAACCATGGAACAGTACCATGTTGGAATGGCAAAGAACTGCTTTTCATTTTCAACCTGAAAAGAATTGGATGAATGGTATTATTTGATTCACTGTTCTGAAAAATACTATATTGCACTTAATCTTTCATTTGCAATGATTAAAGCTGGgttattagtttatttttaagttttctacCTGTGATGATATCTAATATCTTGAATTTTTGGTATGGCTTGTGCTTTTTACATGTTTTGCTCGGACATCGGAATCTGGTTTTCAGATCCAAACGGTAAGGCctcattttcttaatttaatatgattttgTTGTATTAAAACAAAACCATCATAACTCAGGTTTTAGGTTTAACTTAGTTCAGTTTATAAATCAAACATTTCTTTGTTCAAATAGATTGTGTTATTTGAGGTTAGAAGGAATGGCTCTTTTTTATCTGATTAGTCAAAATCAGATTtaaaaatattctcaaaaaagATGAATCCcactttttctattaaaatatctaATATTCTCATATGCTGCATATTTATAACCTAATGTATGATTTAATGTAATATCGTGCCAATCAGTTCCATTTCCATATAAAAAGTCAGAACAATTGTAAAATGAGGggaccaaaattttatttttgctaaGATTTCAATACTGGCAAAACATATGTAACAGGTCCACTGTTCTATAATGGATGGTATCATTTCTTCTACCAGTACAATCCCAATGGTGCTGTTTGGGGTGACATTGTTTGGGGCCATGCGGTGTCGAAAGACTTAATTAATTGGTTCCACCTCCCATTGGCAATGGTTGCTGACCAATGGTACGACAAAAATGGCGTCTGGACCGGTTCTGCCACCATCCTTCCTGATGGAAAAATTGTGATGCTATACACAGGATCCACCACGGAGGCTGTTCAGGTTCAAAACCTTGCTTTTCCTGCTAATCACTCCGACCCTTTTCTCATCGATTGGGTCAAGTACCATGGGAACCCGGTTCTAGTTCCACCCCCAGGCATCTATAAAAAGGATTTCCGTGATCCAACCACTGCCTGGTTGACCTCTGAAGGGAAATGGCGCATTACCATAGGGTCCAAGAGAGATAAAACCGGCATATCTTTGGTATATGATACCAAGGACTTCATAAACTATGAGATGTTAGAGGGGGAACTTCATGCGGTGTCCGGCACTGGCATGTGGGAGTGTGTGGATTTCTTCCCTGTTTCTAAAACAGAAGAGAAGGGCTTGGACACATCTATCAATGGACCCGAAGTTAAGCATGTGGTGAAGGTAAGCCTGGATGATGACAGGCATGATTACTATGCTCTTGGGACGTATCATGAGAAGAATGGTTCATGGATTCCTGATCTACCTGAAATCGATGTTGGCATCGGAATAAGGTATGATTATGGAATATTTTATGCTTCCAAGACTTTCTATGATCAGAACAAAAACAGAAGAGTTTTGTGGGGTTGGATAGGGGAAGGTGATAGTGAAGCCGCGGATA is a window of Gossypium hirsutum isolate 1008001.06 chromosome D08, Gossypium_hirsutum_v2.1, whole genome shotgun sequence DNA encoding:
- the LOC107931280 gene encoding acid beta-fructofuranosidase 2, vacuolar; amino-acid sequence: MVDTKPLLPASNSDGSYLTGSRVNILKPIKVYLTIFCGLLAIGLFAALLIGNYWSDNARIHGSLATSTSKRTHPLRPVSRGPAQGVSEKTSGIWAGVSRGPTQGVSEKTNRVRAGVPWNILPEPWNSTMLEWQRTAFHFQPEKNWMNDPNGPLFYNGWYHFFYQYNPNGAVWGDIVWGHAVSKDLINWFHLPLAMVADQWYDKNGVWTGSATILPDGKIVMLYTGSTTEAVQVQNLAFPANHSDPFLIDWVKYHGNPVLVPPPGIYKKDFRDPTTAWLTSEGKWRITIGSKRDKTGISLVYDTKDFINYEMLEGELHAVSGTGMWECVDFFPVSKTEEKGLDTSINGPEVKHVVKVSLDDDRHDYYALGTYHEKNGSWIPDLPEIDVGIGIRYDYGIFYASKTFYDQNKNRRVLWGWIGEGDSEAADMEKGWASLQSIPRTILFDNNTGTNLLQWPVEEIESLRLNSTEFEKVEVKAGSVVPLDVGPGSQLDIIAEFEMDKEALKKATGSNITFSCQTGGGAAKSGALGPFGILVLADESLSEQTPVYFYIAKDSDGDLKTFFCTDLSRSSKAPDVDKQIFGSYVPVLKDENLSLRVLVDHSIVESFAQGGRTVITSRIYPTEAIDGASRVFLFNNATETCVIASVKIWQMDSAFIRPYSDDDDKDDDDRKSSAPCLLLCPINYIVSCVTCLYFIYLVSKLS